One window of Acidobacteriota bacterium genomic DNA carries:
- a CDS encoding glycosyltransferase family 39 protein produces MFIVFFSLFFFASWLHFFERAGRVGLRLSFLKTLVFGLAFITLATECLSFFGILNIYAVASFWFVSATVVILLIRRHFVQSVRAFGECVWSGLRTASFFPSVIIGLILLVTLLIALASPPNTYDSQTYHLARVAHWIQNGSVAHYPTVILRQLYQPPLAEFAILHLQILTGGDFFANLVQWFALVGCAAAASLIVAEFDLGEKLQVFAAALVLTLPGAVVQASSTQNDLVASVLVLAFFLFFLRAVRSSEFSGVGWIGGALGLALLTKGTMYLYCFPIGIFFTVVEFLSLADRQARFQFLRRIAIVLLIAAALNFGHFSRNFALFGSPVSSGEDDVRNRNLTVRMVLANVARNFAVNLGTKSQTLRNGIESSMRKAFGAELKNPDSTWLDNEFKVEYSTHEDLAGNLLHILLVTFALGLALFAARRARDDNAIYIAGLVFTIGFGVLLFSALLKWQIWAARLQLPLLMLGSVLVAYAVGKLAPRAANALLALTFAASIPFLLFADPRRVFANDGSFVFFNESRRHKLFKNLPDAEPLYVEAVDVIRKQPNAPGAVGLHIEYNDFDYPFWGLLKRDPRARPLIFHVGVPNVSKRLAVSRPIPEFVISTRTETTIDGAEYREIWRKDVVRVLQREIP; encoded by the coding sequence ATGTTCATCGTTTTCTTTTCGCTTTTCTTCTTTGCTTCGTGGCTGCATTTTTTCGAGCGCGCCGGTCGCGTCGGACTCAGGCTTTCCTTCCTCAAAACACTTGTTTTCGGGCTCGCGTTCATAACGCTTGCGACGGAGTGCCTTTCGTTTTTTGGAATCCTGAACATCTACGCCGTGGCATCATTCTGGTTCGTCTCGGCGACGGTCGTAATTCTGCTGATCCGCCGGCACTTCGTCCAATCCGTCCGTGCTTTCGGCGAATGCGTTTGGTCGGGGCTCCGCACGGCTTCGTTCTTTCCATCGGTCATCATCGGCCTGATTCTCCTCGTCACGCTGCTGATCGCGCTGGCGTCACCGCCGAACACATACGATTCGCAAACGTACCACCTCGCCCGGGTCGCGCACTGGATCCAGAACGGATCGGTCGCGCATTACCCGACCGTCATTCTCCGACAGCTTTACCAGCCGCCGCTGGCCGAATTCGCGATATTGCATCTCCAGATCCTGACCGGCGGCGACTTTTTCGCGAATTTGGTTCAGTGGTTCGCGCTCGTCGGATGCGCGGCCGCGGCGTCGCTGATCGTCGCCGAATTCGATTTGGGCGAAAAGCTTCAGGTGTTCGCGGCGGCGCTTGTGTTGACGCTGCCGGGGGCGGTCGTCCAGGCGTCGAGCACGCAAAACGATCTTGTCGCTTCCGTCCTCGTACTTGCCTTCTTCCTCTTTTTTCTTCGCGCCGTTAGATCGAGCGAGTTTTCCGGCGTTGGCTGGATCGGCGGCGCACTCGGATTGGCGCTGCTGACGAAAGGCACGATGTACCTTTATTGCTTTCCGATCGGCATCTTCTTTACAGTCGTCGAGTTTCTCTCGCTGGCAGACAGACAGGCCCGTTTTCAATTCCTACGCCGCATCGCAATTGTACTTTTGATCGCGGCCGCATTGAACTTCGGACATTTCTCGCGCAATTTTGCGCTTTTCGGCTCGCCGGTGTCGTCGGGCGAGGACGATGTCCGCAACCGGAATCTGACAGTTCGAATGGTGCTCGCCAATGTCGCGCGAAACTTCGCCGTCAACCTCGGGACGAAGTCGCAAACACTTCGAAACGGGATCGAAAGCTCGATGCGGAAGGCCTTCGGCGCAGAACTGAAGAATCCGGATTCGACCTGGCTCGACAATGAATTCAAGGTCGAATACTCGACTCACGAGGATCTCGCGGGGAACCTCTTGCATATTCTGCTCGTGACCTTCGCGCTCGGACTTGCGCTGTTCGCGGCCCGGCGCGCACGCGACGATAACGCGATCTATATCGCAGGTCTCGTTTTCACGATCGGTTTCGGGGTACTGCTTTTCTCGGCGCTGCTCAAATGGCAGATCTGGGCGGCGCGTCTGCAACTGCCGCTTCTGATGCTCGGCTCGGTGCTCGTCGCCTACGCGGTCGGGAAACTGGCGCCCCGCGCGGCGAACGCCTTGCTGGCGTTGACGTTCGCGGCGTCGATCCCGTTTCTGCTTTTCGCCGATCCCCGGCGGGTCTTCGCGAACGACGGCAGTTTCGTGTTCTTCAACGAATCGCGCCGGCATAAACTGTTCAAGAATCTGCCGGACGCCGAACCGTTGTATGTCGAAGCCGTCGACGTCATCAGAAAGCAGCCGAACGCGCCGGGAGCGGTCGGGCTTCATATCGAATACAATGACTTCGACTATCCGTTTTGGGGGTTATTGAAACGCGATCCGCGCGCACGTCCGCTGATCTTTCACGTCGGCGTGCCGAACGTCTCAAAGCGTCTCGCCGTTTCGCGTCCGATACCCGAGTTCGTGATCTCGACGCGGACGGAAACGACGATCGACGGCGCCGAATATCGCGAGATCTGGAGAAAGGACGTCGTTCGTGTTTTGCAACGCGAAATACCGTAA
- a CDS encoding serine hydroxymethyltransferase — translation MNNSFNSKLADVDPLVAGAIENETKRQANGLELIASENFVSEAVLEAMGSVFTNKYAEGYPGKRYYGGCEFSDVVEQLAIDRAKELFGAEHANVQPHSGAQANMAVFLASLNHGDTILGMSLAHGGHLTHGHPMNFSGINFKVEAYGVSRETETIDYDELQKKAEETKPKMIICGASAYPRTIDFARIGEIARSVGAVVMADIAHIAGLVAVGLHPSPVPHCEFVTTTTHKTLRGPRGGLILCREEFAKAIDKAVFPGVQGGPLIHIISAKAVAFGEALRSDFKGYQKQVIDNAQVLASELGSQGLRIVSGGTDNHLMLVDVFMDGKGITGKVAEKALEAVHITVNKNTIPFDTNSPFVASGIRLGTPALTTRGMGEAEMRRIAKLIADIVHDPESEAVREKVRQDVLDLTQHFPLYG, via the coding sequence ATGAACAATTCATTCAATTCAAAACTCGCGGACGTTGATCCGCTGGTCGCGGGGGCGATCGAAAATGAAACCAAACGGCAAGCGAACGGACTGGAGCTGATCGCATCCGAAAATTTCGTTTCCGAAGCGGTGCTCGAAGCGATGGGCTCGGTCTTTACGAACAAATACGCCGAAGGTTATCCCGGCAAGCGTTATTACGGCGGATGCGAGTTTTCGGACGTCGTCGAGCAACTTGCGATCGACCGCGCGAAAGAACTTTTCGGCGCGGAGCACGCCAACGTCCAGCCTCATTCAGGCGCGCAGGCAAATATGGCGGTCTTTCTGGCGTCGCTGAACCACGGCGATACGATCCTCGGAATGAGCCTCGCGCACGGCGGCCATTTGACGCACGGCCACCCGATGAACTTCTCGGGCATCAACTTCAAGGTTGAAGCCTACGGCGTTTCCCGCGAGACGGAAACGATCGACTACGACGAACTTCAGAAAAAAGCCGAGGAAACGAAGCCGAAGATGATCATTTGCGGTGCCTCCGCATATCCGCGAACGATCGACTTCGCGCGCATCGGTGAGATCGCGCGCTCGGTCGGCGCCGTCGTGATGGCCGATATCGCGCACATCGCCGGACTCGTCGCCGTCGGACTGCATCCGTCGCCGGTTCCGCATTGCGAATTCGTGACGACGACGACGCACAAGACGCTCCGCGGTCCGCGCGGCGGCTTGATCCTGTGCCGCGAAGAGTTTGCGAAAGCGATCGACAAGGCCGTTTTTCCGGGAGTTCAGGGCGGTCCGCTGATTCACATCATCTCGGCCAAAGCGGTCGCGTTCGGCGAAGCGCTGCGTAGCGATTTCAAGGGTTATCAGAAGCAGGTCATCGACAACGCTCAGGTGTTGGCAAGTGAACTTGGGTCCCAGGGATTGCGCATCGTCTCCGGCGGCACGGACAACCACCTGATGCTCGTCGATGTCTTTATGGATGGAAAGGGAATTACCGGCAAGGTCGCCGAGAAGGCGCTTGAGGCGGTTCACATCACCGTCAACAAGAACACGATACCGTTCGACACGAACTCGCCTTTCGTTGCGTCCGGAATTCGTCTGGGAACGCCGGCGCTGACGACCCGCGGAATGGGCGAGGCCGAAATGCGGCGAATCGCGAAACTTATCGCGGACATCGTCCACGATCCGGAATCCGAAGCGGTCAGGGAAAAGGTCCGCCAAGACGTTCTCGATCTGACTCAGCATTTTCCTTTGTACGGTTAG